The stretch of DNA GTAAATATTCCTCTTGATTCGCTTCAAAATGATTATCAAGGTTCAACATCATAGCAGCCAACTCGTGGATCGCGCTTTTCGCAGCTCGTATTGGGTCCAAATGAGCTCCAGCAGCACAGATGATATTTACTCCTTTATTTTTCCTATTTTTTGCTATCGCCATAATGCTTGGAATTCCATTCTCCATCGTTGCGTTATAAAAATAAATATCATAGCCAGCCACAACACGTACACGATCTATCATCAGCTGCAATTCGGCGTCTTTTGACGAATAAGGATCTAGGCGCGGGAGTGGCAGCTGAGCATACCAAGTCAGAAGGAATGAATCACGTTCCACTACTTCTAAAATCCCATAGAAAATGGCCTCCTCCAAGCTTCCTCCTAAAGCACATCCGTTAGAAGTTTCATAGACAAAGCCTTGACCGCAGCCCAAGCTGTAATATGCAAGCAACTCTGGTACTAAAATCGGTCGCTCTTGTAAAAATGAATAGCCCCACACCCAATCAATCTTTTTTTCTGGATTAAACTTCTCGAAAGGAAAATCAAGACGAGCATATTGTTCATTTGCGTGTACACCTACATCTAACGGATTAAGGGCATGATCCTCCAGATTGCTGTAACTGTCATGGATCATAGTTCGCTTTCCACGTGGTAACAAACCACAATATCTTTCCAACCCCTCCATGATGCCCGTTAACTCACTTACAGCATAGGAATGCGTTCTGCCTCCTACGCCCTCGTCCCCAGATAAAAGAGGAAGATTGACACCTACGTCTGCAAACGTAGTCGCAAGGTCAAGCATTTTACCATTTAAAAAGCCGGTTCGATGATCCAGATAGTCTTTGATTAGAACCTTTTTCAGATCATCGATTGAACGGCAGCGGAAGCTATCAGCATTGATTTTTGGACTAGGCTGCAACGAAATTCGGGCCGAGGCCGCTGAATCGTCAGGTAACTGGCCACAAACAGGGCATAGCTGGTCGGGCAGAAAGAAATGCCATGAACTATTCAATGTTTTCAAATTGATTAAAAATACTTGACCTTGCGATCGAGCCTGTTCACCTTTTAATATCCTCTGTACCTCAGATTCAAGCAAATGGGCGATCTGCAAAAGTCCTATTCGCGAAGCCCAAGGATCAGGTGAACGATCTTCACTTTCCGCAAGAATCTGCTCTATCTCCCACATCTCTTTACGGTCTCTTCCTGCCATGAGTCTGCGCATGTTAGCACACGAAGAACACCCTGGCTTCCTTGAGTGAACCAATGGTCCGACGACTCCTTCGCCAAATGAAACGAAACCTCTAAGCCAAGGGATATCGGTTTGTCGCAGCACCTCTTCTGCCTTTTGATGAATAGAGGGATGCCAAGCATCGTGCAATACGAGAACTAAATTAGCCTCATCCGGTATACCTGCCTCGAAATCGGTATGACAAACTACCTTGTATTGAGTGGACAATGCTTGTGATACGTGGTCCGCCAACACTCCTTCTCCGATAACTGCCACGACATCGCTCAAGAAGATTCCTCCTTTCGCAACAATACACCATACACTCTTGCCAGACCCTCTTGCAAAAATGGTTCTACCGCTAGTTCAATGACTGAGAGACGCTTGTGATTCTGTTCCAAGGTCTGCAAAGCGTATTTCAAGACCTCTGGTTGTGCAATATCTTCACATGCAGGAATAATGATGTTTTGTGGTGCCTTTTCTTCAAGAAGAATGGACGAAGCTTCCACTTGTTGCATCGTGTTCGAATTCACTTTATTTTGGGCATCCATTAATGCTTGCTGCAGTGCATTTCTTAATGCCAAAGTGATATTCAAACCCGTATTTCTATGCCAGTCATCATTCGTGCCAATCCATACAACAGGGAAGCCATCCACTTCCTCTCCAAGGCCAATTACTGGTTCTCCTTGCAATGTCGTCAATGCTTGTAAATAATAACGACATCGCTCATCTCCTATCTCACTCAAAAGCACCCGAGAGATTAAATATTTTTGATCAAATAATTGTTTGTTCAATTCCTCTTCTAAACATCTTTGTAATCCGCGTGCTACACATTCCGCAATCGTTTCACCCGCTCCAACACCGACATATTCCTTTTCATCACTAAAACTACCATTTACTTCCTGTTGTGGAGATTGAGTCGTATCGAGCAGATTGGCGATTCGCGATACATACGCTTCTAATCCGGCTAGCCCTGATTCCCTCCGTGCCTCTTCATGAGTCAATCCTGCACTAATAATCTCTGGTAAGAGCTCAGCCGGCCCTTCAGATAACAAATCGACTGCTTGAACACGACACTGTGCCAACGGTAACTGACTTAGATCCCCTTCTTCCCAAATATGAAAGATTCCTGATTCAGCAGATGTCAAATGGCTAAGGATAAGGAATAATACACTTTCTTCACTTTTACGTTTGCTATTTTCAATTTGCAAATCCAAATCTTGAACCCACTCCGCAGACACATTTCCATCCACCATAGGATGAGGAATGAACGAATGCCAGTTTCCTTCCAAAGTATCCAGATCAAGCAGGAAAAATTGATATTCCTGTTCCGATTTCTCTTCTCTTGTAATCTCTTTAAATAATTCAAACACAATCACATTGGCCAACATTGCTCCTGCTGTAGATGAGTAAGCAGTGAAC from Cytobacillus dafuensis encodes:
- a CDS encoding TOMM precursor leader peptide-binding protein, with the translated sequence MSDVVAVIGEGVLADHVSQALSTQYKVVCHTDFEAGIPDEANLVLVLHDAWHPSIHQKAEEVLRQTDIPWLRGFVSFGEGVVGPLVHSRKPGCSSCANMRRLMAGRDRKEMWEIEQILAESEDRSPDPWASRIGLLQIAHLLESEVQRILKGEQARSQGQVFLINLKTLNSSWHFFLPDQLCPVCGQLPDDSAASARISLQPSPKINADSFRCRSIDDLKKVLIKDYLDHRTGFLNGKMLDLATTFADVGVNLPLLSGDEGVGGRTHSYAVSELTGIMEGLERYCGLLPRGKRTMIHDSYSNLEDHALNPLDVGVHANEQYARLDFPFEKFNPEKKIDWVWGYSFLQERPILVPELLAYYSLGCGQGFVYETSNGCALGGSLEEAIFYGILEVVERDSFLLTWYAQLPLPRLDPYSSKDAELQLMIDRVRVVAGYDIYFYNATMENGIPSIMAIAKNRKNKGVNIICAAGAHLDPIRAAKSAIHELAAMMLNLDNHFEANQEEYLRMLKDPFQVQKMDDHGMLYGLPQAEERLQFLLDDSRPLRQFDEEFNWNSKHTDLTDDLKDILQAFRRLNLDVIVVEQTTSETIRNGLHCVKVLIPGMLPMTFGHHLTRVTGLERVLRVPMELGYTKQPLTPEQLNPHPHPFP
- a CDS encoding putative thiazole-containing bacteriocin maturation protein codes for the protein MTKITPSMRLKVKRDTFFFPDSNNGVYFRNNLCSFRMEGSTIDQWVEKLMPMFNGEYTIGDLTGGLPNQYQNRVNEIAEVLYKNGFVQDISNDRSHQLSDQILKKYASQIEFLNNFGDSGAYRFQTYRQTKVLAVGSGPFLVSLVSALIESGLPKFHFLIKDSNQTNRRRMMEIVSHARLTDSEVAIEEVFLQKEGKDSWREIVQGYDSIMYVSQDDDIEELRSLHAICREEGKMFIPAISLQQVGLAGPLVNPESKGCWESAWRRIHQSALSKDEEFTAYSSTAGAMLANVIVFELFKEITREEKSEQEYQFFLLDLDTLEGNWHSFIPHPMVDGNVSAEWVQDLDLQIENSKRKSEESVLFLILSHLTSAESGIFHIWEEGDLSQLPLAQCRVQAVDLLSEGPAELLPEIISAGLTHEEARRESGLAGLEAYVSRIANLLDTTQSPQQEVNGSFSDEKEYVGVGAGETIAECVARGLQRCLEEELNKQLFDQKYLISRVLLSEIGDERCRYYLQALTTLQGEPVIGLGEEVDGFPVVWIGTNDDWHRNTGLNITLALRNALQQALMDAQNKVNSNTMQQVEASSILLEEKAPQNIIIPACEDIAQPEVLKYALQTLEQNHKRLSVIELAVEPFLQEGLARVYGVLLRKEESS